Part of the Arthrobacter gengyunqii genome is shown below.
GAAAAGTGGTGCGATCAACGGCGATCACGAGGAGAAAAACATGCATGTAGGTTTCGCCACAGGCTTCCAGCACCAAAGCGGAAACGACGTTAATGACACCACCTTCCTGAAGGAAGATCTGGACATGGCGGTAGAGGCGGAAGACCTCGGCTTCCAGTCCATCTGGGTGACAGAGCACCACTTCACGAACTACTCGATCTCGCCATCGCCCTTCCAGTCACTTGCTTACCTCGCCGGCCGTACCCGCCACGTCAAACTCGGCACCCAGGTTGTAGTGCTCCCGTGGAACGACCCCGTGCGCGTCGCCGAGCAGGCGCTCTGGCTCGACAACGTCACCGAGGGTCGCCTCGTCCTGGGCTTCGGTCGCGGTCTGGGCAAGAACGAGTACGACGGCTTACGCGTCGACATCAACCAGACACGCGAGCTCTACCGCGAACACGCGGAGCTCATCATCGAGGCACTCGAGACGGGCGTCATCGAAGGCGGGGAGATTACAAAGCAGCCCCGCAGAGAATTGCGCCCCCGCCCCTACCGCAGCTTCGAAGGGCGGATTTTCGGATCTGCCGGCTCGCCGCAGTCCGTGCGGACGGTCGCCGAGCTGGGGATCGGGATCATGATCATCAACCCTGAGCCCCGCTCCAACCTCGGCGTCGACTTCGACACCTACCACAAGGTGTGGGACGCCACTCACGGAGAGAGCAAGAAGGCACCGGCACCGCTCCTGTCCGGCACGATCTTCGTCGACGAGAGCAGCGACCGCGCGAAGGAACTCTCACGGGAGTACCACCGGGTGAATTTCCGGGCTGCCGTCCGTAACTACGGCATGGACCAAGCTGACTTCGGTACCACCAAGGGCAACGAGTTTTACCAGGGCATGCGGATCTCGCCCGAGAAAATCGATGAGATGGCCGACAACATGGGCACAGTGATGCCCGCGGGCAATCCCACCGAGATTCTGGAGATTCTGGATCGCCTGAAGCAGGAATCCAACCTCCAGGGTTTCTTCCCCCACTTCCACTTCGGGGGCATGCCCCGCGAAGAGGCACGTCGCAACATGAATCTCTTCGCAGATAAGTGTCTCCCTGAGATCAAGAGCTGGCCTGCAGACAGCTCCTTGGACGAGCCCGCCCCTGTCGGCGCGTGACGGGACGGTTGAGGGAGAACATCGATGCGTGATCTAAAGGGCCGAGTCGCATTCGTCACCGGTGGCGGCAGCGGGATCGGGCTGGGCATTGTTGAGGGGCTCCTCGATCGCGGGGTGGCCGTGATGGTGGCCGACCTGCGCGAGGATCACCTCGCCGAGGCCAGCGAAAGGCTCGCCGGCAGGGGGAAAGTCTCCACGATCGCTGTCGACGTCGCCGACCGGGATGCCATGGCTGCGGCCGCCAAGCATACCCTTGAGGTCTACGGCCGCTGCGACATCCTTGTCAACAATGCGGGCGTTGGGATCAACCCCACGGTCGACGAGGTCGCCTACGCCGACTGGGACTGGGTGCTGGCGGTGAACCTCGGCGGTGTAATTAACGGGGTCATGTCGTTCCTTCCCGAGATGCTGCGTCGGGGGGAGGGGCATATTGTGACAACTTCGTCGATGGCGGGACTGCTCCCCACAGCGAATAACTTCATCTATGCGACGTCGAAGTACGCGGTGCGGGGCATGAGCGACTCATTGCGTCTGACACTCGCGCCGCGCGGGGTGGGCGTGTCCGTTC
Proteins encoded:
- a CDS encoding SDR family oxidoreductase, with the translated sequence MRDLKGRVAFVTGGGSGIGLGIVEGLLDRGVAVMVADLREDHLAEASERLAGRGKVSTIAVDVADRDAMAAAAKHTLEVYGRCDILVNNAGVGINPTVDEVAYADWDWVLAVNLGGVINGVMSFLPEMLRRGEGHIVTTSSMAGLLPTANNFIYATSKYAVRGMSDSLRLTLAPRGVGVSVLYPGLTRSRILVSEENRHERFLVDRPTSAAAGGPVVPGDEAGMDPRDVGEAVVEGIILNKGYILSHAEFGDELAAHFASILAENPAPQEIDPGRLFLENSRRAETEAAMRAVQRITAGELP
- a CDS encoding LLM class flavin-dependent oxidoreductase codes for the protein MHVGFATGFQHQSGNDVNDTTFLKEDLDMAVEAEDLGFQSIWVTEHHFTNYSISPSPFQSLAYLAGRTRHVKLGTQVVVLPWNDPVRVAEQALWLDNVTEGRLVLGFGRGLGKNEYDGLRVDINQTRELYREHAELIIEALETGVIEGGEITKQPRRELRPRPYRSFEGRIFGSAGSPQSVRTVAELGIGIMIINPEPRSNLGVDFDTYHKVWDATHGESKKAPAPLLSGTIFVDESSDRAKELSREYHRVNFRAAVRNYGMDQADFGTTKGNEFYQGMRISPEKIDEMADNMGTVMPAGNPTEILEILDRLKQESNLQGFFPHFHFGGMPREEARRNMNLFADKCLPEIKSWPADSSLDEPAPVGA